In the Streptomyces sp. 3214.6 genome, GTGTAGCGGTATCCCGCCCCGGCAGAGGTGAGGCCCGGATCGTGCAAACGGTCCGGGCCTCACTTCTGCGCCGGTGCCACGGCACCACTACGCCGGTGCTACGACCGCGTAGACCGCGTCCGTACGACGGCGAAGACGGCCGCGGCGAGGCCCAGCACGCCGATGACCAGCCCGGCGACGCCCAGGCCGCGGGCGGTGGAGTCACTGCTGTCGGCGGAGGCCGCTGTCGTGCTCTTGGGAGCGGCTGTGGAGGCGGGGGCGGGGGAGGCGGGGGTGTCGTCCGCCGCCGCTGTCAGCTTCAGCACCGGCGCCGGGTTCTCCGGCTCGTCAGCGCCCGCCGCGGCCTCCTCGATCCAGCGCACGGTCTTGCCGTCGGAGTACGTCTGCAGGGTCTTGAAGGCCAACTGGTCGGCGTCGTCGGGAAGCCGGCCGAAGGCCACGTCGAAGTCCTCGTACTGGCCGGCGCCGATCTTCCCGCCCGTCCAGGTGATCTCGGAGACGGCGTCGGTGATGGTGCCGTCGTCGGTCTTGACCGGCGTCTTGAGCTTGGTGGTGGTCACCTTCGCGGTCCAGCCGTCCTGCGGGTGGACCAGCACGCCGAGCACGGGGTGGTCGGTGGGCAGGAAGACCTGGACCTCGGTGGTGCTCGCGGTGTCCTCCTCGTTGGGAACCCGGAAGCTGAGGACGCCGTCGGCGGCGCCCTTGGCGTAGGTCTCGGGGTGGACGGTGACGTGCGCGGAGGCGACGCCGGCGGCGGTGAGGACCGCGGCGGCGGCGAACACGGCACCGAGACCGGCGCGGCGCAGGGCGAGGCGTGTCGTGGACATGAGTGGGTGATCTCCGTACAGGAAGTCAGGAAAGGTGGGGGTCGGGCCCGGACAGGTGTGGCGTCCGGCCCTGGTTCAGCTCGCGTACGGGATCGGGGTGGGCGGTCCGCGGCGGCTCACGGCGTGCCGCAGCAGCAGTTGCCGGGGCGGGACCGGAGCCGGAGCGGCGGCGGGGAGGAGGGACGGCGCGGGCAACGGGACGGGGGCGTCCCGCCACCAGGCCGCGAGGCCCGGCAGGAACGCGACCGCCCAGCGCAGCAGCTTCCACAGGGCGGCCTCCCCGCGCCGCAGCCACCAGGAGGCGGCGAGCGCGGCAAGGACATGGGCGGCCGTGGCGTGCGGGGTCATCGCCGTGGCGGTGTGGGCGTGCAGCTGCATGCCATGCCCGGACGGCATGGCCATCGCGGGCATGGTGTGCGCCGTCGTACGGGAGCGGGCCGCGTCGAACGCGACATGCAGGCCGGCCTGCGTGGCGAGCATGGCCGCGCCGATCCCGGGCAGCGAGCGCTCCCGGGCGCCGAGCAGCCACCCGGCGGCGAACACGGCCAGGAATCCGGCGCCGTCCGCCCACGGCGGCGGCGTGTCACCCGTGGCGAGCCCGTGCCCGGCGGCGGCCAGCAGCACACACACCGCGGCGAACACCGCAGCGCGCAGACTCCGGACCTCCGGGGACGCACTCATGGTGAGGGATCCTCCCACGCCCGACACATACGTCGACGCCCCCTCCCGCGTTCACCCGCCCGGCCCGCACGACGAAGCACCACGACGGCAGCACCCGGTGCGACAGCCACGACAATCCGCCCTCGCACACCGCCGACAACCCGACGGCCGGGAAGAACCGCCGGCCCATCCCCGACGACAACCCGCCGCCCGACCCGGGCTCGCCGTCCTGAGCACACCCCGCCGATCCCGAGTTCACCCCCTCCGGGCCGTACGGGGCAGCAGGGCGACGGCGGCGGCCGGCACCGCGGCCAGGAGGAGCCAGGGCACTGTCGGCGGCAGGCCGGTGTCCAGGAGAGTGCCCGTGGCCGCGCTGCCCAGGAGCACGATCAGCCCCGAGGCCGAGGACAGTGCCCCGGTGTACAGGCCGAGCCTGCCGTCCTCGGCGAGGTCGGGCACCCAGGCGCGGGCGGCGGGCGCGACGAGCATCTGGCCGAGGGTGAGCAGCACGACGAAGCCGGCCGCGGGCAGCAGCCCGCCCGTCCCGGTCCGCCCGGCGGGCAACGCGGCGGCCACGACGGCGAACCCGGCGGCGATCAGCGCGAGTCCGGCCGCCATCGACCGGCGCGGACTCAGCCGCTCCCCCACCCATCGGGTGACCGGCAGCTGCGCGGTCACCACCAGCAGCGACGACAGCGCGAAAAGCGAGGCCAGCGGCGCCTGCGAACCGGCCGCGCGCTCCACCTCGGCGGGCAGCGCGAGATAGAGCTGGTTGTAGGCGAGGAGGTAGGCGCCGTACGCACCGCACAGGGCGAGGAAGCGGCGGTTGCGCAGCAGCGGGCCGAGACCGCCGCGGACCTCGACGCGGGTTCGGCCGGGGATGTGCTGCGGCAGCAGCCGGATGTGACCGGCGAGGACGAGGACGAAGACCCCGGCGCCGGCCAGGCACACCGCCCGGAAGTCGACCTCCAGGAGCAGCGCGCCGAGCAGCGGCCCGACAAACGCCCCTGTCTGTCCGGCGACCGTGAACAGCGCCAGCACCCGGGTCCGCGACCCGCCGCCCGACTCCTCGTGCACCACGGCCTGCCGGGCCACCTCGGACTCGACGGCGGGCGAGAACAACGCGGCCGCGAACCCGATGAGCAGCACCGCCCCGACGACCGTCCAGGGCTGCTCGGCGTACCCGAGCCAGCCGAACCCGGCGATGCGCAGGACGCACCCGACGAGGACGACGGGCCGCACCCCGTACCGGTCGGCCAGCGCCCCGCCGACCACGAACAGGCCCTGTTGGCTGAAGGTCCGCAGCCCGAGCACGAACCCGACCGTCCAGCCCGCCATGCCGACCGCACTGCCCAGGTGCTCGGCAAGGAACGGCAGCACGGCGAAGAAGCCGACATTGAAAGCGAGTTGAGTGAGGATCAGGAGACGCAGCAGCGGCGTGAGTCGAGTCGTTTCCTTCACCCTGCGATGCGGCGGCGACAGGGGTGTGGACGCGGGCGTCGTCATCGTTTGCCCGCCAACTCGGCTTCGGCGACGGCCTGTTCACCGGTACGCAGGTGTGCCGGGCCCCCCGGTTCTGCCGGTTCCGTGTTGTCCGCCGTACGACGACGTCGTGGTCGTGGTCGTCGGAGTGCTCCGGCGGCGGTGACGGCGAGGGCGCCGAGGAGGGCGAGGACGGTGGCGGGGGCGAGGACGGCCCAGGGGGCACGTTCGGCGTAGGGCTGGTTCTCGGCGAGGAGCAGGCCCCACTCGGGGGACGGCGGCCGGGCGCCGAGACCGAGGAAGCCGAGGGATGACAGGGCGAGGGCGATGCCGGGCAGCCGCAGGAGGGCGTGGCGGGCGACGGGCGGCAGGACGGCGGGCAGAAGTTCGCTCCTCAGCAGATACCAGGGGCCGGCGCCGAGAGCCCGGGTGGCGGTCAGGTGGACGGTGGCCCGCTCCTGGCGCAACAGCGCCGCGGTGTGCGCGGCGAGCGGCGCCCAGGCCACGACCGCCACGGCCAGGACGGGTGCCGTGGGCCCGCTGCCCCAGACCGCGCCGACGAGCAGCGCGGCGAGAACGGGCGGTACGGCGTTGACGGTGTCCACGAGCGGCCCGGACAGCCGGGGCAGCAGTCCGAGCAGGACTCCGGCGGTCAGTGCGATCGCGCTGATGGCGAGGGCGAGGAGCAGGGTGTCGAGGGCGCCGTGCGCAACCCGGGCGAGGACATCGCGGCCGAGCGCGTCGGTGCCGAACGGATGGGCAGTGGAGGGGGGTTGGAGGCGCGCGCGGGTGTCGAGGGCCAGCGGGTCGCGGGGCAGGCCGAGGGCGATGACGACGAACAGCACAAGACCGTAGGCGAGCGGCAGGATCCTGCGGGCCGTCGGCGATGGCGTGTGGAGTGTCTGCAGGGCGCCGTCGCGCAGGGCGGGCCCGATAAGCAGCCGGGCGGCGAGCCGGGCGCCGCCGGTGGTGACGGCCGCGAGCGCGACGAGGACGAGTGTGCCGGCCTGGAGGACGGGCAGGTCCTGGGCGATCGCCGCCTGGAGGGTGGTCCGGCCGAGCCCGGGGATGTCGAAGATCTGCTCCACGGCGACGGACCCGCCGGTCAGTCCCACGACGAACAGCCCGACGTTGGGCAGCAGCCCGGGCAGGCAGCGGCGCACCGTCTTGCGGGCGATGACCCGGCCGCGCAGTCCGCGCGCGGCGGCGGCCACCGCCCATGGCTCGGCGAAGGCGCCGGACAACTGGTCGTCGAGGAGGCGTCCGAGCACCGTCCCGGCCGGCAGGCCGAGAGCGAGCGCGGGCAGCACGGTCCACTGCGGGCCGTACCAGCCGAGGGCGGGCAGCCATCCCCACTGCACGCCGACCACCGTGGCGAGGACCGAGGCGGTGAGGAACTCCGGCAGTGCGGCGAGGACGGCGGAGCCGGTACCGCCGGCGGTCCGGCCGTCGAGGCCGCGCCGCGCGCCGAGGTACAGGGTGCGGGCGCACACCCCGGCGGCGATGACGACGGCGACCGCCAGCGCCACCGCCATCAACAGCAGTGACACGCCCAGAGCTTGGAGGACGCCGGGCATGACCTCCGCGCCGGAGATCCACGACCGTCCGGCGTCCCCGTGCGACAACCCCGTGACCCACTCCCCGAGAAGGCTCAACGGGCCGCCTTCCAGGCCGAGTTGGGCGCGTACGTCGGCGAGCGCCTCGGGGGTGGGGTCCCGGTCGGCGGATCGTGCCTTGAGCACGGTGAGCGCCGGGTCGGTGTGCGAGAGCCAGGGCAGCAGCCCGATCCCGCACACCAGCAGCGCGGCCAGTCCGGCACGCCACAGCAGCGTGCCCACCCTGTTCCTCATGCCGTCAGCGCCGGGTGCCGGTGCCGACGAGGGTCCGCTCGTACGGGTCGAGGAGGACACCGCTGACCTTGGTGCCCACGCCGGTGATGACACGCTGGTGGACCAGCGGGACGACGGCGTCGGTGCCGAGGATCGCGGCTTCGGCGGCCATCGCGGCGTCCTGCCGCTTGCCGGTGTCGGCGACCGTCTGCGCCGCGCCGACGGCCCGGTCGGCTGCCGTGTCGCACAGCAGGGCGAGGTTGTAGCCGCCGTCGCAGGTGAAGTCACTGGCGAGCACGGAGACGGGGTCGCCGGTGTCGAGAAGACTGTTGCGGGCGCCGACGAAGGCGTCGAACTTCCCGGCGAGCGCGTCGCTCTCCAGTCGCGAGTACTCGCGCACCTCCAGCTTCACCGTGAAGTCGGCCTTCTCCAGCTGCTGCTTCAACACCTGTGCGGCTTCGGGGAGTTCGGGACGGTTGTCGTAGGTGGCGAGGGTGAGGGAGGCGCCGCCGGGGGCGCCGGCCTTGGCCCGCCCGGTGGGCGGGACACGCTTGCCCGCGGCCCAGGTGACGGCGGGGCCGTAGATCCCGGCGCCGGCGTCGGCGTGCCCCTCGTAGACACCCTCGGCGAGGGCGGAGGTGTCGACGGCCGCGCGGGCGGCGGCGCGCAGGGCCGGGTCCTTGAAGACGCCCGACTCGGTGTTGAGGAGCAGGCCGGTGGTGCGGGTGGTGGCGGTCTCGCGGCGGGTGTCGGCGTCGAGGGTCGCGGCCTGGGCGACGGGTATCGCCTCGGCGAGGTCGACCTGACCGGTGCGCAGCGCGTTGGCGCGGGCGGCGCCGTCGGCGATGAAGCGAACGTCGATGCCGGCGGCCTGGGCCCGGCCGCCCCAGTAGTCGTCGAAGCGGTCGAGGTCGGCGACGGTGGCGCCGGTCACTTTGGTGATCTCGAAGGGACCGGTGGCGGTGCCGACCGGGTCGACGGCGCCCTGCCCGCCGTCGTACGCCTTCGGGGCGAGGACGGCGAGGCCTGGGCTGGACAGCCGCAACGGCAGGACCGGGTCGGGGGCGGCGGTGGTGATCCGCACACCGGTGCCGCCCGCTGCCTTCGCGGTGAGCGTGACGCCGGAGAGCGCGGCGGGGGCCGGCCTGGCCTGGGTGGCGTGTGTGAGGGAGGCGGCGACGGCGACGGGTGTGACGTCGGTACCGTCCTGGAAGTCGGCCTCGCGCAGGGTGAACAGCCAGGTCCGGTCGTTCTCGCGGCGCCAGGACGCGGCGAGGGCGGGGGCGGCCGCGCCATTGGCGTCGAGGGCGGTCAGTCCTTCGGTGACACCGAGACGACTGAGGATCGTCGCGTCGGCGCCGTACGGGGAGAGGCCCTCGGCGGGTGGGAAGGCAAGGGCGACGCGCAGCCGGGAGCCGTCGTCACCGCCGGACGCCGCACCGTCGCCGCCGGAGGAAGAGGCGAAGCAGCCGGCGAGGAGCGGGGTGAGGAGGAGGGAGGCGAGCAGTCGCGGGAGAGGGGGGCGACGGGGGTGGAGCACGGGTGACCGACCTAGGGGGTGGGGGACGGAGCGGGGCACGGGGTGGGGGACGGGGTGGGAGCGTGGAGGGGGACGTCGAAGTGGACGATCCGCTGGCCGCCGCCGGGGTCCGCACGCTCGTCGTGCACGACCTCGCCGAGCGAGCGCCAGAAGCCCTCGGCCCCTTCGACGGCCGGGTCGGTGTGCAGATAGACGGAGCGGTAGCCGCCGTCCTCCGCCGCGAAGGCGAGGAGTTCGGCGACGAGCCGCCGGGCGAGGCCGCGCCGCCGATGCTCCCGCCGCACATAGACGCGACGTAGTTGCGCGGTCGTGCCGCAGGGGTAGCGCTCGGCGACATGCCGGGGGTTCGGCGGGTGCACGGGACCGCGGGAGTCCAGGGCGGCCGTGGCCACGACCTCGCCTCCCCCGCCCTCACCCTCAGCCCCCTCGACCGCGACCAGCAGGGTGTGGCGGGCCGGAACGAGGTAGGCGCCGAGCGGGTCGATGATGTCGCCGTGCCAGCGCGGCACATAACCGGTGCCGAAGTCGCGGTAGACGGTGTCGAGCATGACGGCACGGGCGCCGTCGAGGTCGTCTGGCCCCGCGGGCCTTATGCAGTAGTCACGCACCTGCACATCATATGCATTAAGGCTCATTCGCTTGATCACCGCCCGACACGCCTCCCGCCACCCCGCTCCGACTTGACAGCGATCATGACCTCCTTTAAATCTAGCCACATGACATTCATTTTCAAAAAGGCGGGCCGGTAGGTGCGCGTCGCGTTCGTGGGGAAGGGCGGCAGCGGCAAGACGACGCTGTCGGCCCTGTTCGCCCGGCAGTTGGCGCAGTCCGGCGCACCGGTGCTCGCCGTGGACGGCGACATCAACCAGCATCTGTCCGAGGCCCTGGACCCCACGGCCGAAACGCCATCCTTCACCGCCCCGCCCCTGGCCGCGCACCTGGGTGAGATCAAGGACCTGCTGCGCGGCGCCAACCCGCGGATCACCTCCCGTGAGGCCATGGTCAAGACGACCCCGCCGGGCCGCGGCTCCCGACTAATGCGCCTGCTGGGCGACGACGCACTGCACGCCCGTCACGTCCAACGCGTGGGCGGTGTACCGCTGATGGTGACGGGCGAGTTCGACGAGAGCGACCTGGGTGTGGCCTGCTACCACTCCAAGCTGGGCGCGGTGGAGCTCTACCTGAGCCACTTGGTGGACGGTCCCGGCGAGTACCTGGTGATGGACATGACTGCCGGTGCCGACGCCTTCGCCTCCGGACTGTTCACCCGCTTCGACATGACGTTCCTGGTGGCCGAACCGACCCGCAGGGGCGTCTCCGTCTACCGCCAGTACCGCGACCACGCCCGAGAGTTCGACATCCCTCTCGCCGTGATCGGCAACAAGGTGACCGGCGAGGACGATCTGCTCTTCCTCAAGGAGGAAGTGGGCGACGACCTGCTCACCCACCTCGTCCTCTCCCCCTGGGTCCGCTCGGCCGAACGGGGCAGCCCCCAGGGCGCGTTGGAGGACACCAACCGTCACGCCCTCAACGTCCTGCGCGAGACGGTCGACGCCCGCGCGAAGGACTGGCCGACCCTCCACCGCCACGCCGTCGACTTCCATCTGCGCAACGCCCGGTCCTGGGCGAACAAGGCAACGGGCCAGGACCTCGCGGCGCAGGTGGACCCGGAGTTCGTCCCCGGCCCGGCGTCACTGCCGTAAGCGGACCCGAACAACCTCACCCGCTCTCTCCCCTCCACAAGAACAGGACCCCCATACCCATGTCTCTCGACGTCTCCCCGAAGCTCCTCGCCGAGGCCGAAGCCGGTGCCATCCGCGAGGAGGACTTCGTGGACACGGTCCGCACCTCCCTCCCCTACGCCTACGAGCTCGTCGACTCCCTCGCCACCCAGCTGCACGCAGGTATCGGCGAGTTCACCGACAACCAGACCCCGCCGGCGTCCGAGCAGGAGCGCGGTCAGCTTCTGCGCGCCATGGCCAGCGACGCCATCCGCGGCAGCCTGGAACGTCACTTCAACATCACCCTGGCCTTCCAGAACTGCCACCGTGTCGCAGCGTTCCGCCCGGGGGCGCGGAACGGGGACACGTATGCACGCTTCACGTCCACGCGGGCCCAGGTCCTGAACCAGTCGGCGGAACTGCGGGACTGCTGACGCTGACGCGAACACCCCCAGTCGTCGACGCGGCTCACCGCCACGCGAGGAAGACCGTGCCGAGGCTCAGGAGATTCCGCGAGAGGGGCACGGTCTTCCCGCAGGCTGCCGTGGACACGGCACGGAAGTCGTGAGTGAAGTCCGTCGCCGCCCTCATCGCCCACCGACCTCACGCCCAACCGATCCCCGCAGCATCGAGCAGCCGCACCAAGTCCTTCCGTCCGTATCCGAGGAGTGCGGCGCGATGGGCCGACAGGAGCATCAGATGCGCCACGATCTGTGCGCCGTAGCCGTTTCTGTCCTCTCCGAACCACTCGTCGGGTTTCTCGACGCCGAGGCTGTTCATCACCAGCCCGTGCTCGCGGCGGATCTCGGCGACGGTGTCGGACACGGCACTCAGGAGCGAGGCCCCCGGCCGCTCGCACTCCAGGGCGAAGCAGCCCCGGTCGGCGGGTTCGCAACCGGTGGGCGGACGGGTGCGCAGGCTCTCGTACCGCTCGTCCCCGAAGCCCCCTTGCCCGAACTCCTCGTGCACCAGGGCGAACCGGTGGAATCCGGGCGGCGGCGGAGCGGGCGGCGGAGTGTACTCGCAGCCCGCGTCCTCGTAGACCAGCCGCTGCACCTCCTCCTCGTCCGCCAAGGTGACCGTGTAGCCGGTCTCGGTGTTGCGGCCGGTGATCGTGCCATCGGCGTTGCGCTGGAAATGCAGGCTCATGTGTACCCCCGTGGTCCTCACAAGCGGGAAGATCCCGACACCCGCACAACGGCCCGCCGATTTCGCGCGTGCCCCGTCCGCCATGAGTTCACTCGTTCGCGTGAACGACCCGCCTGCACACCCGCACGCCGCCCGCCTCAGGCCGTCAACCCACGTCCATGAAACGCTTCACCGTCGTCACGAACCGCTCGGGATCGTCCCGCCACGGGTAGTGTCCCGCCCCCGGCTGCACGACGAGCTCGGCCTTGGGAAACAGTTCCGCGAACTCCCGCATCACGCGCGGCGGTCCCGCCACGTCCACCTGTCCCGCGAGGATCAGCACCGGGGACGGGAAGGCGGCGAGGACTTCGCGGGTCGCGGTCGGGGCGAAGGCGCCCTCGGCGGTGTACACGGCTGCCGCCTCGCCGTTCCGCTGCCGCTCGCCCGCCTGGTCGAAGGACCGGGCCTCCTCGTCCCAACGGGCATGGAAGAAGGGGGCGATGGCCTGCCAGGAGCCGGCGGTGCCCCGGTCGGCGGTGACATCCTCCAGCGCCGTGTAGGCGGCGGCGAACCACGGCTCGCTCCCGCGCAGCCGGGCAGTCGTCAGACGGTCCTCGGCGGTGATCCCGAGACCTACCGCGTACACGCTCGGCGTGATCAGCAGCAGACGGTTGACACGGTCCGGGTGACGGGTGGCGTACAGGATCGCCAGGTTGGCCCCTCCGGAGTGCGCGAGCAGGTCGATCCGGTCGAGCCCGAGGTGTTCGCGCAGGGCGTCGACGTCGTCGACCTGGCGGTCGCAGCGGTACGACGCGGTGTCCGCGGGGGCGGCCGACTCGCCGGTGCCCCTGAGGTCCAGGCCGATCAGACGGCGGTGGGCGGTGAGGCCACCCAGGTCGCCCAGGTAGGCGGCGGACTGCATGGGGCCGCCGGGCAGACAGACCAGCGGCGGACCGTCCCCCGATTCGTGGTGGGCGAGGCGGGTTCCGTCGGGAGCGGTGAAGATCGACATGGCACAGAGCCTCACAGCGGCGGGCTCAGCGAGCAAGGGGATTCCCATCAAGGACGTCCCGCGCCGGCACAACCGACCGCTCCGCCCGACGCCTCACCGGCGACGCGGGCCTCTCACACAGTCCGGAACTTCGGCGGTACCGTCGGCTTTGCTCGCGTACCCCTGAACACGCCTGTGAACCAAGGGTTCTGACGTCAGATCAGGTGCGGGCGGCGAGGACCGCCTCGCGTACCGCCGGTGCGATCTCCTCGGCCCAGCGACCGAGTGTGACGTCGGCGGGGGTGCCGTCCTCAACCCGGAAGTGCACGAACCCGGAGGCCCCGAACTCCAGGACTGCGCCCGTGAGTTCCTCGACCCATTGGCCGATCGAGCCGCCCCGCCAACGCCCTTCGTGATCGCGCGGAGCGGCCGCCGCGGTGGCTGTGATGACGCCGGGCAGGTTGTAGACGGTGGCGACGTCGCCGGGTCGGCGGCCCGCCGTCAGCGCCGCTTCGTCGATGACGGGCCGCGACTCACGGTAGCGCGGGCTGAGCCAGTCCGCGGCGTGCCCGGGTATCCAGCCGTCGGCCACCCGCCCCGTGACGGCAAGGGATTTCGGGCCGACGGCGCCCGTCCACACCGGCGGCACCTCGACGGGGGCGGGTTCCAGATCCCGCACCTGGTAGAACTCTCCCTCGAACGTGACCGGTTCGCCTCCCCCGCAGAGCAGCCGGACCAGGGTGATCGCCTCTTCGAGCGCGCGTACCGCGGCGCCCGGCCCGAGCTTGGGCAGCCCGAGCCGGGCGATGTCGTCCCACAACCCGCCCGCCCCCATGCCCAGCACCAGCCGTCCACCGGTGAGGGCCGACAACGAGGTGACGGTACGGGCCAGCATCGGCGCCGGGCGGCTGGGCAGGTTGGTGACGCACACCAGCCCGGAGACCCGCTCGGTACGGCCGAGGACGACACCGAGGATGGCGTACGCGTCGAGCCGGCCGCCGAAGTAGGGGTGGTCGGAGACGGTTACCAGGTCCAAGCCCTGTCGGTCGGCCTGGACCGCCAGGCGGAGGGTTTCCCCGACCTCGTCGACGGCTGTGCTGATCCCGGTCCCGAACAACGGTTTGCTGTGCAGTGGCATGGCTGGGACAGCCCTTCCCCCCGTCGGTGGAGCGCCCGCGGGACACCCCTTTCAGTTCGTGCCACGAACGGTATGTGTGCGTGGCGCGAACCGACAACGGGACTTGTGACGTACGACGCCGTTGGGAGCGTAG is a window encoding:
- a CDS encoding MDR family MFS transporter produces the protein MTTPASTPLSPPHRRVKETTRLTPLLRLLILTQLAFNVGFFAVLPFLAEHLGSAVGMAGWTVGFVLGLRTFSQQGLFVVGGALADRYGVRPVVLVGCVLRIAGFGWLGYAEQPWTVVGAVLLIGFAAALFSPAVESEVARQAVVHEESGGGSRTRVLALFTVAGQTGAFVGPLLGALLLEVDFRAVCLAGAGVFVLVLAGHIRLLPQHIPGRTRVEVRGGLGPLLRNRRFLALCGAYGAYLLAYNQLYLALPAEVERAAGSQAPLASLFALSSLLVVTAQLPVTRWVGERLSPRRSMAAGLALIAAGFAVVAAALPAGRTGTGGLLPAAGFVVLLTLGQMLVAPAARAWVPDLAEDGRLGLYTGALSSASGLIVLLGSAATGTLLDTGLPPTVPWLLLAAVPAAAVALLPRTARRG
- a CDS encoding ABC transporter permease subunit; the encoded protein is MRNRVGTLLWRAGLAALLVCGIGLLPWLSHTDPALTVLKARSADRDPTPEALADVRAQLGLEGGPLSLLGEWVTGLSHGDAGRSWISGAEVMPGVLQALGVSLLLMAVALAVAVVIAAGVCARTLYLGARRGLDGRTAGGTGSAVLAALPEFLTASVLATVVGVQWGWLPALGWYGPQWTVLPALALGLPAGTVLGRLLDDQLSGAFAEPWAVAAAARGLRGRVIARKTVRRCLPGLLPNVGLFVVGLTGGSVAVEQIFDIPGLGRTTLQAAIAQDLPVLQAGTLVLVALAAVTTGGARLAARLLIGPALRDGALQTLHTPSPTARRILPLAYGLVLFVVIALGLPRDPLALDTRARLQPPSTAHPFGTDALGRDVLARVAHGALDTLLLALAISAIALTAGVLLGLLPRLSGPLVDTVNAVPPVLAALLVGAVWGSGPTAPVLAVAVVAWAPLAAHTAALLRQERATVHLTATRALGAGPWYLLRSELLPAVLPPVARHALLRLPGIALALSSLGFLGLGARPPSPEWGLLLAENQPYAERAPWAVLAPATVLALLGALAVTAAGALRRPRPRRRRTADNTEPAEPGGPAHLRTGEQAVAEAELAGKR
- a CDS encoding LLM class flavin-dependent oxidoreductase — translated: MPLHSKPLFGTGISTAVDEVGETLRLAVQADRQGLDLVTVSDHPYFGGRLDAYAILGVVLGRTERVSGLVCVTNLPSRPAPMLARTVTSLSALTGGRLVLGMGAGGLWDDIARLGLPKLGPGAAVRALEEAITLVRLLCGGGEPVTFEGEFYQVRDLEPAPVEVPPVWTGAVGPKSLAVTGRVADGWIPGHAADWLSPRYRESRPVIDEAALTAGRRPGDVATVYNLPGVITATAAAAPRDHEGRWRGGSIGQWVEELTGAVLEFGASGFVHFRVEDGTPADVTLGRWAEEIAPAVREAVLAART
- a CDS encoding YcnI family protein, which translates into the protein MSTTRLALRRAGLGAVFAAAAVLTAAGVASAHVTVHPETYAKGAADGVLSFRVPNEEDTASTTEVQVFLPTDHPVLGVLVHPQDGWTAKVTTTKLKTPVKTDDGTITDAVSEITWTGGKIGAGQYEDFDVAFGRLPDDADQLAFKTLQTYSDGKTVRWIEEAAAGADEPENPAPVLKLTAAADDTPASPAPASTAAPKSTTAASADSSDSTARGLGVAGLVIGVLGLAAAVFAVVRTRSTRS
- a CDS encoding ATP-binding protein, with the translated sequence MRVAFVGKGGSGKTTLSALFARQLAQSGAPVLAVDGDINQHLSEALDPTAETPSFTAPPLAAHLGEIKDLLRGANPRITSREAMVKTTPPGRGSRLMRLLGDDALHARHVQRVGGVPLMVTGEFDESDLGVACYHSKLGAVELYLSHLVDGPGEYLVMDMTAGADAFASGLFTRFDMTFLVAEPTRRGVSVYRQYRDHAREFDIPLAVIGNKVTGEDDLLFLKEEVGDDLLTHLVLSPWVRSAERGSPQGALEDTNRHALNVLRETVDARAKDWPTLHRHAVDFHLRNARSWANKATGQDLAAQVDPEFVPGPASLP
- a CDS encoding alpha/beta fold hydrolase, producing the protein MSIFTAPDGTRLAHHESGDGPPLVCLPGGPMQSAAYLGDLGGLTAHRRLIGLDLRGTGESAAPADTASYRCDRQVDDVDALREHLGLDRIDLLAHSGGANLAILYATRHPDRVNRLLLITPSVYAVGLGITAEDRLTTARLRGSEPWFAAAYTALEDVTADRGTAGSWQAIAPFFHARWDEEARSFDQAGERQRNGEAAAVYTAEGAFAPTATREVLAAFPSPVLILAGQVDVAGPPRVMREFAELFPKAELVVQPGAGHYPWRDDPERFVTTVKRFMDVG
- a CDS encoding SCO5389 family protein, with the protein product MSLDVSPKLLAEAEAGAIREEDFVDTVRTSLPYAYELVDSLATQLHAGIGEFTDNQTPPASEQERGQLLRAMASDAIRGSLERHFNITLAFQNCHRVAAFRPGARNGDTYARFTSTRAQVLNQSAELRDC
- a CDS encoding ABC transporter substrate-binding protein, whose product is MLHPRRPPLPRLLASLLLTPLLAGCFASSSGGDGAASGGDDGSRLRVALAFPPAEGLSPYGADATILSRLGVTEGLTALDANGAAAPALAASWRRENDRTWLFTLREADFQDGTDVTPVAVAASLTHATQARPAPAALSGVTLTAKAAGGTGVRITTAAPDPVLPLRLSSPGLAVLAPKAYDGGQGAVDPVGTATGPFEITKVTGATVADLDRFDDYWGGRAQAAGIDVRFIADGAARANALRTGQVDLAEAIPVAQAATLDADTRRETATTRTTGLLLNTESGVFKDPALRAAARAAVDTSALAEGVYEGHADAGAGIYGPAVTWAAGKRVPPTGRAKAGAPGGASLTLATYDNRPELPEAAQVLKQQLEKADFTVKLEVREYSRLESDALAGKFDAFVGARNSLLDTGDPVSVLASDFTCDGGYNLALLCDTAADRAVGAAQTVADTGKRQDAAMAAEAAILGTDAVVPLVHQRVITGVGTKVSGVLLDPYERTLVGTGTRR
- a CDS encoding GNAT family N-acetyltransferase, translated to MRDYCIRPAGPDDLDGARAVMLDTVYRDFGTGYVPRWHGDIIDPLGAYLVPARHTLLVAVEGAEGEGGGGEVVATAALDSRGPVHPPNPRHVAERYPCGTTAQLRRVYVRREHRRRGLARRLVAELLAFAAEDGGYRSVYLHTDPAVEGAEGFWRSLGEVVHDERADPGGGQRIVHFDVPLHAPTPSPTPCPAPSPTP